The Toxotes jaculatrix isolate fToxJac2 chromosome 14, fToxJac2.pri, whole genome shotgun sequence genome window below encodes:
- the cdyl gene encoding chromodomain Y-like protein isoform X3, which produces MIYVHEFNRQHAERQRDNTLLRSTRSSPSLHCSPTHRPPCRPPPTGAARSDISSDISAGLTGDCNQVKPPVSLAHPSTVGLTRPASVGSQQPPPADRFGSSLMSAALAGSARRSVDLSKTGIKILVPKSPMNSRLDSEESPSEAAHSLEAGAQEAHLVPPEVALLEKPSGVQLGPGEERARMGTRPRSQNPMPPPRVPITPAAMRSLSGTGNSALMEAVAANGMSGVQSAVAGATSATGKRRLEERSAFDKRLRFSVRQTESAYRYRDIVVKKQDGFTHILLSTKSSENNTLNPEVMKEIQSAMATAASDDSKLVLLGAVGSVFCCGLDFLYFIRRLTDDRKKESIKMAETIRTFINTFIQFRKPIVAAVNGPALGLGAAILPLCDVVWANEKAWFQTPYTSYGQTPDACSSFTFPRIMGLASANELLLSGRKLTAQEACCKGLVSQVLWPGTFTQEVMLRIKELVAVDSLVLRESKALMRNTSRSALEQANERECEALKRVWGSSQGTDSILQYLQRRTELC; this is translated from the exons ATGATCTATGTCCACGAGTTTAACCGTCAGCACGCTGAGCGGCAGAGAGACAACACCTTACTGCGCTCCACCCGCAGCTCGCCCAGCCTCCACTGCAGCCCCACCCACAGACCGCCCTGCAGGCCGCCACCCACTGGTGCCGCTCGCAGTGACATCAGTAGTGACATCAGTGCAGGTTTAACTGGAGACTGTAACCAGGTGAAGCCTCCCGTCAGTCTGGCTCACCCATCCACCGTCGGACTGACCCGCCCGGCCTCCGTCGGCTCTCAGCAGCCCCCGCCTGCCGACAGGTTCGGCAGCAGTCTGATGTCAGCGGCTCTGGCTGGCTCCGCCCGCCGCAGCGTGGATCTGTCCAAGACTGGGATCAAGATCCTTGTTCCTAAGAGTCCAATGAACAGCCGTCTGGACTCAGAGGAGTCTCCCAGCGAGGCGGCTCACAGTCTGGAGGCTGGAGCTCAGGAGGCTCACCTGGTCCCACCTGAGGTCGCCCTGCTGGAGAAACCTTCAGGAGTCCAGCTGGGGCCCGGAGAGGAAAGGGCCCGCATGGGGACCAGACCCCGCAGCCAGAACCCCATGCCCCCACCCCGAGTCCCCATCACACCTGCTGCCATGCGCTCCCTCAGTGGCACag GTAACTCTGCGCTGATGGAGGCCGTCGCTGCCAACGGGATGTCCGGTGTGCAGAGTGCTGTTGCTGGGGCAACCAGCGCGACGGGGAAACGTCGTCTGGAGGAACGTTCCGCTTTCGACAAACGCCTGAGGTTCAGTGTTCGACAGACGGAGAGCGCTTACCGTTACCGTGACATCGTGGTGAAGAAACAAGATGGCTTCACCCACATCCTGCTGTCCACCAAGAGCTCCGAGAACAACACGCTCAACCCAGAG gTTATGAAGGAGATCCAGAGcgccatggcaacagcagcaTCGGACGACAGTAAGCTGGTGTTACTTGGCGCCGTTGGCAGTGTCTTCTGCTGCGGCCTCGACTTCCTGTATTTCATCAGACGCCTGACGGACgacaggaagaaggagagcATCAAGATGGCTGAAACCATTAG AACCTTCATCAACACCTTCATCCAGTTCAGGAAGCCGATTGTGGCGGCGGTGAACGGGCCGGCGCTGGGCCTCGGCGCTGCCATCCTGCCGCTCTGCGACGTGGTGTGGGCCAATGAAAAGGCCTGGTTCCAGACACCGTACACATCCTACGGCCAGACGCCCGACGCCTGCTCGTCCTTCACCTTTCCCCGCATCATGGGCCTCGCCtcg GCCAACGAGCTGTTGCTGAGCGGCAGGAAGTTGACGGCTCAGGAGGCGTGTTGTAAAGGGTTGGTGTCTCAGGTTCTGTGGCCGGGAACCttcacacaggaagtgatgctgCGAATCAAAGAGCTGGTGGCAGTCGACTCACTg GTTCTGCGGGAGTCCAAAGCCCTGATGAGGAACACCAGCCGCAGTGCTCTGGAGCAGGCAAACGAGCGCGAGTGTGAAGCCCTGAAGAGAGTCTGGGGCTCATCACAGGGAACAGACTCCATCCTGCAGTACCTGCAGAGGAGAACTGAGCTCTGCTAG
- the cdyl gene encoding chromodomain Y-like protein isoform X2, which produces MATEEFYEVERIVDKRKNKKGKVEYLVRWRGYGSEEDTWEPESHLSTCMIYVHEFNRQHAERQRDNTLLRSTRSSPSLHCSPTHRPPCRPPPTGAARSDISSDISAGLTGDCNQVKPPVSLAHPSTVGLTRPASVGSQQPPPADRFGSSLMSAALAGSARRSVDLSKTGIKILVPKSPMNSRLDSEESPSEAAHSLEAGAQEAHLVPPEVALLEKPSGVQLGPGEERARMGTRPRSQNPMPPPRVPITPAAMRSLSGTGNSALMEAVAANGMSGVQSAVAGATSATGKRRLEERSAFDKRLRFSVRQTESAYRYRDIVVKKQDGFTHILLSTKSSENNTLNPEVMKEIQSAMATAASDDSKLVLLGAVGSVFCCGLDFLYFIRRLTDDRKKESIKMAETIRTFINTFIQFRKPIVAAVNGPALGLGAAILPLCDVVWANEKAWFQTPYTSYGQTPDACSSFTFPRIMGLASANELLLSGRKLTAQEACCKGLVSQVLWPGTFTQEVMLRIKELVAVDSLVLRESKALMRNTSRSALEQANERECEALKRVWGSSQGTDSILQYLQRRTELC; this is translated from the exons ATGGCTACAGAGGAGTTCTACGAG gtGGAGAGGATCGTGGATAAGAGGAAGAACAAGAAGGGGAAGGTGGAGTACCTGGTCAGGTGGAGAGGTTACGGTTCAGAGGAGGACACCTGGGAGCCTGAGAGTCACCTGTCCACCTGTATGATCTATGTCCACGAGTTTAACCGTCAGCACGCTGAGCGGCAGAGAGACAACACCTTACTGCGCTCCACCCGCAGCTCGCCCAGCCTCCACTGCAGCCCCACCCACAGACCGCCCTGCAGGCCGCCACCCACTGGTGCCGCTCGCAGTGACATCAGTAGTGACATCAGTGCAGGTTTAACTGGAGACTGTAACCAGGTGAAGCCTCCCGTCAGTCTGGCTCACCCATCCACCGTCGGACTGACCCGCCCGGCCTCCGTCGGCTCTCAGCAGCCCCCGCCTGCCGACAGGTTCGGCAGCAGTCTGATGTCAGCGGCTCTGGCTGGCTCCGCCCGCCGCAGCGTGGATCTGTCCAAGACTGGGATCAAGATCCTTGTTCCTAAGAGTCCAATGAACAGCCGTCTGGACTCAGAGGAGTCTCCCAGCGAGGCGGCTCACAGTCTGGAGGCTGGAGCTCAGGAGGCTCACCTGGTCCCACCTGAGGTCGCCCTGCTGGAGAAACCTTCAGGAGTCCAGCTGGGGCCCGGAGAGGAAAGGGCCCGCATGGGGACCAGACCCCGCAGCCAGAACCCCATGCCCCCACCCCGAGTCCCCATCACACCTGCTGCCATGCGCTCCCTCAGTGGCACag GTAACTCTGCGCTGATGGAGGCCGTCGCTGCCAACGGGATGTCCGGTGTGCAGAGTGCTGTTGCTGGGGCAACCAGCGCGACGGGGAAACGTCGTCTGGAGGAACGTTCCGCTTTCGACAAACGCCTGAGGTTCAGTGTTCGACAGACGGAGAGCGCTTACCGTTACCGTGACATCGTGGTGAAGAAACAAGATGGCTTCACCCACATCCTGCTGTCCACCAAGAGCTCCGAGAACAACACGCTCAACCCAGAG gTTATGAAGGAGATCCAGAGcgccatggcaacagcagcaTCGGACGACAGTAAGCTGGTGTTACTTGGCGCCGTTGGCAGTGTCTTCTGCTGCGGCCTCGACTTCCTGTATTTCATCAGACGCCTGACGGACgacaggaagaaggagagcATCAAGATGGCTGAAACCATTAG AACCTTCATCAACACCTTCATCCAGTTCAGGAAGCCGATTGTGGCGGCGGTGAACGGGCCGGCGCTGGGCCTCGGCGCTGCCATCCTGCCGCTCTGCGACGTGGTGTGGGCCAATGAAAAGGCCTGGTTCCAGACACCGTACACATCCTACGGCCAGACGCCCGACGCCTGCTCGTCCTTCACCTTTCCCCGCATCATGGGCCTCGCCtcg GCCAACGAGCTGTTGCTGAGCGGCAGGAAGTTGACGGCTCAGGAGGCGTGTTGTAAAGGGTTGGTGTCTCAGGTTCTGTGGCCGGGAACCttcacacaggaagtgatgctgCGAATCAAAGAGCTGGTGGCAGTCGACTCACTg GTTCTGCGGGAGTCCAAAGCCCTGATGAGGAACACCAGCCGCAGTGCTCTGGAGCAGGCAAACGAGCGCGAGTGTGAAGCCCTGAAGAGAGTCTGGGGCTCATCACAGGGAACAGACTCCATCCTGCAGTACCTGCAGAGGAGAACTGAGCTCTGCTAG
- the cdyl gene encoding chromodomain Y-like protein isoform X1 codes for MATEEFYEVTQANANTLMVERIVDKRKNKKGKVEYLVRWRGYGSEEDTWEPESHLSTCMIYVHEFNRQHAERQRDNTLLRSTRSSPSLHCSPTHRPPCRPPPTGAARSDISSDISAGLTGDCNQVKPPVSLAHPSTVGLTRPASVGSQQPPPADRFGSSLMSAALAGSARRSVDLSKTGIKILVPKSPMNSRLDSEESPSEAAHSLEAGAQEAHLVPPEVALLEKPSGVQLGPGEERARMGTRPRSQNPMPPPRVPITPAAMRSLSGTGNSALMEAVAANGMSGVQSAVAGATSATGKRRLEERSAFDKRLRFSVRQTESAYRYRDIVVKKQDGFTHILLSTKSSENNTLNPEVMKEIQSAMATAASDDSKLVLLGAVGSVFCCGLDFLYFIRRLTDDRKKESIKMAETIRTFINTFIQFRKPIVAAVNGPALGLGAAILPLCDVVWANEKAWFQTPYTSYGQTPDACSSFTFPRIMGLASANELLLSGRKLTAQEACCKGLVSQVLWPGTFTQEVMLRIKELVAVDSLVLRESKALMRNTSRSALEQANERECEALKRVWGSSQGTDSILQYLQRRTELC; via the exons ATGGCTACAGAGGAGTTCTACGAGGTGACGCAAGCTAATGCTAACACGCTAATG gtGGAGAGGATCGTGGATAAGAGGAAGAACAAGAAGGGGAAGGTGGAGTACCTGGTCAGGTGGAGAGGTTACGGTTCAGAGGAGGACACCTGGGAGCCTGAGAGTCACCTGTCCACCTGTATGATCTATGTCCACGAGTTTAACCGTCAGCACGCTGAGCGGCAGAGAGACAACACCTTACTGCGCTCCACCCGCAGCTCGCCCAGCCTCCACTGCAGCCCCACCCACAGACCGCCCTGCAGGCCGCCACCCACTGGTGCCGCTCGCAGTGACATCAGTAGTGACATCAGTGCAGGTTTAACTGGAGACTGTAACCAGGTGAAGCCTCCCGTCAGTCTGGCTCACCCATCCACCGTCGGACTGACCCGCCCGGCCTCCGTCGGCTCTCAGCAGCCCCCGCCTGCCGACAGGTTCGGCAGCAGTCTGATGTCAGCGGCTCTGGCTGGCTCCGCCCGCCGCAGCGTGGATCTGTCCAAGACTGGGATCAAGATCCTTGTTCCTAAGAGTCCAATGAACAGCCGTCTGGACTCAGAGGAGTCTCCCAGCGAGGCGGCTCACAGTCTGGAGGCTGGAGCTCAGGAGGCTCACCTGGTCCCACCTGAGGTCGCCCTGCTGGAGAAACCTTCAGGAGTCCAGCTGGGGCCCGGAGAGGAAAGGGCCCGCATGGGGACCAGACCCCGCAGCCAGAACCCCATGCCCCCACCCCGAGTCCCCATCACACCTGCTGCCATGCGCTCCCTCAGTGGCACag GTAACTCTGCGCTGATGGAGGCCGTCGCTGCCAACGGGATGTCCGGTGTGCAGAGTGCTGTTGCTGGGGCAACCAGCGCGACGGGGAAACGTCGTCTGGAGGAACGTTCCGCTTTCGACAAACGCCTGAGGTTCAGTGTTCGACAGACGGAGAGCGCTTACCGTTACCGTGACATCGTGGTGAAGAAACAAGATGGCTTCACCCACATCCTGCTGTCCACCAAGAGCTCCGAGAACAACACGCTCAACCCAGAG gTTATGAAGGAGATCCAGAGcgccatggcaacagcagcaTCGGACGACAGTAAGCTGGTGTTACTTGGCGCCGTTGGCAGTGTCTTCTGCTGCGGCCTCGACTTCCTGTATTTCATCAGACGCCTGACGGACgacaggaagaaggagagcATCAAGATGGCTGAAACCATTAG AACCTTCATCAACACCTTCATCCAGTTCAGGAAGCCGATTGTGGCGGCGGTGAACGGGCCGGCGCTGGGCCTCGGCGCTGCCATCCTGCCGCTCTGCGACGTGGTGTGGGCCAATGAAAAGGCCTGGTTCCAGACACCGTACACATCCTACGGCCAGACGCCCGACGCCTGCTCGTCCTTCACCTTTCCCCGCATCATGGGCCTCGCCtcg GCCAACGAGCTGTTGCTGAGCGGCAGGAAGTTGACGGCTCAGGAGGCGTGTTGTAAAGGGTTGGTGTCTCAGGTTCTGTGGCCGGGAACCttcacacaggaagtgatgctgCGAATCAAAGAGCTGGTGGCAGTCGACTCACTg GTTCTGCGGGAGTCCAAAGCCCTGATGAGGAACACCAGCCGCAGTGCTCTGGAGCAGGCAAACGAGCGCGAGTGTGAAGCCCTGAAGAGAGTCTGGGGCTCATCACAGGGAACAGACTCCATCCTGCAGTACCTGCAGAGGAGAACTGAGCTCTGCTAG